Proteins co-encoded in one Capsicum annuum cultivar UCD-10X-F1 chromosome 9, UCD10Xv1.1, whole genome shotgun sequence genomic window:
- the LOC107842376 gene encoding uncharacterized protein LOC107842376 has protein sequence MSRGTDRLLKNLKQFTDLQYKQFTNRYGQQVIDILEFPIKLVLSPITLAYDIAGSAPRGFGVPEFISKLSYSTIFLVATLGTYDIAMELGKKLICQRDCRTCSGWQALQCTMCKGSGKVHYQVKSYTLKRGEKATAESIADAIADNRAELVHLPSTVDLHLPLPSKECPSCDGSGVMKCPECKGKLQIRISTDDIMEPPWKAYNIMRKMDYPYEHIVDSMKDPGIAAFWLLTLPQIVGGFEYDDDVKKKIWWQYKESMRYDQLRDVVAKRKPGWEYLQDALVSIDPVRAREDPVVVKNIPYFKAKKALEAEVMKLDPPPRPQNWGELNLPLNASSWSEKDLKDPKKLYEMTVLLNAQREMAEKMLDAQWEAKWREEKLNKMLEEKVRPYIQNIDNTVLPQPIVMESERNQDQKKKHRRRRWWLF, from the exons ATGTCACGAGGAACTGATCGTCTACTAAAGAATTTGAAGCAATTCACTGACCTTCAGTACAAGCAATTCACTAACCGATATGGGCAGCAAGTCATTGACATTTTAGAATTCCCTATAAAGCTCGTTCTTTCCCCTATCACACTTGCTTATGACATTGCCGGCTCCGCCCCGAGGGGTTTCGGTGTACCGGAATTCATTTCAAAATTGTCTTATTCTACCATCTTT TTGGTGGCGACTCTGGGTACTTATGACATTGCAATGGAGCTCGGAAAGAAGTTGATCTGCCAGAG GGACTGCCGGACATGCAGTGGATGGCAGGCATTGCAATGCACAATGTGCAAAGGTTCAGGCAAGGTGCATTACCAAGTGAAAAGCTATACATTGAAAAG GGGAGAAAAAGCAACAGCTGAATCCATTGCTGATGCGATAGCTGATAACAGGGCTGAGTTGGTGCACCTTCCTTCCACAGTGGACCTTCATTTGCCACTGCCATCTAAAGAGTGTCCCAGTTGTGATGGATCG GGTGTGATGAAATGCCCGGAATGCAAAGGCAAGCTGCAAATAAGGATATCTACAGATGAT ATTATGGAGCCTCCTTGGAAAGCTTATAATATCATGAGAAAGATGGATTATCCTTACGAG CATATTGTTGATAGTATGAAGGACCCCGGCATTGCTGCATTTTGGTTGCTTACTTTGCCTCAGATTGTGGGTGGATTTGAATATGATGATGATGTCAAGAAGAAGATTTGGTGGCAATATAAG GAATCTATGCGATATGATCAACTTCGAGATGTGGTGGCCAAGAGAAAACCTGGATGGGAGTATTTGCAAGAC GCCTTGGTCTCTATTGATCCCGTCCGAGCTAGGGAAGATCCTGTTGTTGTGAAGAACATCCCTTACTTCAAGGCCAAGAAAGCTCTGGAGGCAGAAGTTATGAAGCTTGACCCTCCGCCACGTCCTCAAAATTGGGGG GAGTTGAACCTTCCATTAAACGCATCTTCTTGGAGCGAAAAGGATCTCAAAGACCCAAAAAAGCTATATGAGATGACGGTGCTTCTTAATGCACAAAGAGAAATGGCTGAAAAGATGCTTGATGCTCAGTGGGAAGCGAAGTGGAGAGAAGAAAAG CTTAACAAAATGTTGGAGGAGAAGGTCCGACCATACATTCAGAATATTGACAATACTGTACTTCCTCAACCTATTGTTATGGAATCAGAAAGGAATCAGGATCAAAAG AAAAAGCATAGACGACGGAGATGGTGGCTGTTCTGA